From one Geoalkalibacter halelectricus genomic stretch:
- a CDS encoding phage holin family protein, whose amino-acid sequence MPGLILRWLILTAAILAAAYLLRGIEVAGFGSALLAAAILGFLNAFFRPILFLLTLPITILTLGLFTFVINALLLLMVSGVITGFHVAGFGWALLGSLVISLVSWLLSSFVSDRGRIQSVEIELRQRRDGRWQ is encoded by the coding sequence GTGCCTGGTTTGATTCTGCGTTGGCTCATTTTGACCGCCGCCATTCTGGCGGCGGCTTATCTGTTGCGGGGCATCGAGGTGGCCGGTTTTGGTTCGGCCCTGCTGGCGGCGGCGATTTTAGGCTTTCTCAATGCGTTTTTTCGCCCGATTCTTTTTCTGCTCACCTTGCCCATTACCATTTTGACTCTGGGACTGTTCACCTTTGTCATCAATGCCTTGCTGCTGTTGATGGTATCCGGTGTCATCACGGGATTCCACGTGGCCGGATTCGGCTGGGCGCTGCTCGGCTCCCTGGTGATCAGCCTGGTGAGCTGGCTGCTGAGTTCCTTTGTCAGCGACCGCGGGCGGATTCAATCCGTGGAGATCGAATTGCGTCAGCGCCGCGACGGACGCTGGCAGTAA